In the genome of Anabaena cylindrica PCC 7122, the window TTTGTGCTGTTAGAGCCTAATATCCAGACTTTTGAGAAAAAGGCAAAAACACCAGCCGCAGATGCAGCTACTGCTAGTTGAGCAAAAGTTCTACCACAGATGGATAATCACAGCTTACACAAGGGTTTCACCAGTCGGCTTGATGACCCCGTGAACCACTATCAACAGATGTAGCAACATTAAAAGTTAAAAATCAAACAAATGTTAGATTGCATCGGTGCAAAACTTCTGTATGATCTGGCTAATACGTAAATGAAGCGAGTAAGGGAGGTGTAGATATAGGTGAAGAGATAACAACTATAAAAACGGCAACAGGACAAAACGATACTAACTAGTACACGCTTTGTCCCGTCATAGAATTGCCGATTTTAACTTTGCTCAATAGTATCCGAGCGGGGTTAATTTCAAAGAAACCAAAGAAGTGGTGTTAAGTTTGGCCGCTTGCCCCACCAATTGGCTTTCTTGAGATTGTTTCGTGTTGCTTTCTATTATATAGATTGCTGCGACATTTCAAGCCTTCCGACTGGAATATTTTGGAAAAAAATGAATCATACTCAGGACTTACCCACCAAGATGACTAATTGAAACAGGATATAAAGTGTGTAAAGTTGCGTGTAGTAAGAGTTTTAGCAATTTTACCTCTCCCAAACCCAAATTTTTAGACAACCTGTGTAAGTCCCAAGATTCTTGATTCCTCATCCAAATAACCAGCATTAAGAAACGCAGCAAACCTCATAAATATGTAAGAGCAGCACGAATAGCCCCCTCTGATACTCCTAAAAACCAAGTATCAAGAGGAATCTACCGTGCTAACAGAACAACAACTTTTCATCTCCACAGAAATAGATCCGGCTCATCGAGACGAATGGTTAGCGAGTGCCATTGACCCAGAAATCATTGACCTCAACTTGCGATCTCTCTGGGGAACCACACCCTACGAATATCTGCTCTACAGCATCAACATCTCTCGTCGCAACGACGGACGCTTACGGGATGGGGATTTAAGAAAATATCGCCACATCGAAAACGGAGGTTGGTGGTGTAACGGCGTTGACCCCTTAAACAACTACGAGCAAATGCTATGGGGGTGCTTAAAACCCAACCAGCCCCGACGTGACAAACAAAAAATTCACAAAATAATTAAATACGAACATCCCTACAAAGAAGCAACTAGGGCATTCTTCCTGTACGTCCCATATAAAAATTGGGCAAAAATCTCAGACCGCTGCGGTATAGCCATTACAGAAGAAGATAGACTTGACCCCCGTGGCTTCTGGTATTGGGTTTGGCGGCATAACGTCCCGTTAATAATCTGTGAAGGTGTTAAGAAAGCAGCTGCGTTATTAACTGCTGGTTATGCAGCGATCGCTATTCCTGGAGTCAACAACGGCTACCGCACCTCCAAAGATGAATATGGTAACACCATTGGTAAGCCCTACCTCATCCCGGAAATTCAGCACTTTGCCACAAGAGGCAGACAAGTAAATATTTGTTTCGACAATGACAGTAATGCAGAAACTCGCAAACGGGTAAGAACCGCTATTAACCGCATGGGCAGCTTACTCATTGGTGCAGGCTGTGAAGTTAAGGTGATAGATTTACCCCCAGGAGCAGAAAAAGGAGTTGACGACTTCATCGCTGCCAAGGGTCAAGACGCATTTCACGCTTTATATAACACCTCCGAAGTGCTAGAGATGTGGCAGATACGGCTGTCTACTCTATTAACTTACCCTCCTGCAATCTCTCTCAACCAAAGATTTCTGGGAGAAATTCTCATCCCCGCCAGTGAAAAACTCATCATCCTCAAAGCCCCCAAAGGCACAGGTAAAACCGAATCGCTCACCCTGGAAGTCGCCAAGGCACACGAAAGTGGGCAGAGGGTTTTGGTCATAACCCACCGCATTCAATTAGGTGAAGCCCTGTGCAATCGTTTTGGCGTTAACTACGTCACAGAAATTCACGATTCAGAAACAGGGGACTTACTTGGTTACGGAGTATGTATTGACTCCTTACATGGCAATAGCCAAGCCAAATTTAATCCCAACGACTGGTCTAATGATATCGTGATCATCGACGAAGCCGACCAGGTATTCTGGCATTTATTAAACTCCGACACTGAAGTAGCTAAACGTCGTGTCTCTGTCCTTGACAATCTGAAAAAATTAGTTCAAAACGTCCTCAGCAGTCCCCAAGGAAAAATCTACCTCTCCTCTGCGGATATCAGTGATGTGGATGTCAATTATATTCTCTCCTTAGCTGGAGGAATTCATATTAAGCCCTTTGTGATTGTCAATGACTACCAGCTTGAATCTGGCAACTGCTATAACTACCAAGGTAAAGACCCCAGAAATTTAATTGCGGCACTAGATATGGCTATTGCTCAAGGTGGGCATCATTTGTTGTGCTGTTCTGCCCAGAAAATGACATCCAAATGGGGGACACAGGCTTTAGAAAAACGCTACCAGAGCAAATTCCCGCACTTACGCATTTTACGAATTGATGGTGAAACAGTGAAAGACCCCAATCACCCTGCTTATGGGTGTATTGCTCACCTCAACGAAATTCTCACGGAATATGATTTGGTTATCACTTCTCCTAGCCTAGAAACTGGGGTATCTATTGATATTAAGTCCCATTTTTCAGCAGTTTGGGGGATTTTCCAGGGTGTACAGCCGGTGAATTCGGTGCGGCAGATGCTGGCACGACTGCGAGAAACGGTTGACCGCCATATCTGGGTGAGAGAATGGGGTCTAGGAGTAATTGGTAATGGCTCTACCTCGATGGGCGTACTGTTAGCCAGTCAACACGCGATGACGCGGGCGAATATTGCTCTGTTATCGGCAGCAGATAATACTGATTACAGCTATATAGATGAAAATTTCCAGCCTGAATCTCTCCAAAGTTGGGCAAAGCGGGCTTGTGTGATTAATGCCCAAATGAAGTGTTACCGTAATGCTGTGCTACAGGGTTTGGCAGATGATGGCTATACAATTCTTGATGCTTCTGAGTCATTATCATTGGCAGCAGGTCATAAACAAGAGTTAGCGGCTGATGGCTATACAATTCTTGATGCTTCTGAGTTGAATTTGGTAGACAATGAGCAAGTGTTGAACTCGGTTGTAAATGAGCAGGTGTTGAACTCGGTTGTGAATGAGCAGATAGTGAATGAAGTAAAAACTGCTGTTAATGAATTACAAACAATTGAGTGTGAAGAAGTGGCTTCATCTCAGACACTTACCAAAGCGGAATTCGATAAATTACAAGAGAAACGAGCTAAGACTAAGAGTGAACGTCAACAGGAACGTAAAGCTGAATTAGCGCAGCGTTATGGGGTGGATGTGACACCGGAACTAGTGAGGAAGGATGATGCTGGCTGGTATCCACAGTTGCGGCTGCATTATTATTTAAGCCTGGGGCGTGAGTTTTTGGTAGTCCGTGATACTAAGAGGGCTAAAGCCCAGGCTGAGAAGGGTAATAATGCGGTTTGGAAGCCTGATTTTAATCGGGGACAGTTGCTTCCTGCGGTGATGTTATTGGAGGAATTGAATATTTCCCAGTTGTTTAATACTGATGTGGAGTTTCGCAGTTCTGATGTGGAGTTGCAGGAAATGCGATCGCTGGCTGTGGAACATAAGCAGGTGATTAAGAATTACCTGGGGGTTTCTATCTCTGAGAAAGATAGTGCGATCGCTATCTGCCAGAAGTTCCTGAAAAAGTTGGGGATGAAGCTGTCTTATATTGGCAGGTTTGGAGCAAGAGGACACCGGGAACGGGTTTACAAGTTTGTCCCACCCCAAGATGAACGGGAAATTATTTTCTCAGGGTGGCTACAACGAGATGAAGCCATGAGTGCGTCCACCACGGAAAATGTGGTGGATGTTAATTCTGTGTCCACCCCTAATAATAAGAGATAAATACATGAGTTATGGACACCAGGACACAATAACCTTGGACACAATAACCTTGGACACATGAAACCTGAACTCATTAACCCTGGACACCAGGACACAAACTAACTAACCAAACGTTTCCCAAATTTTAAATAGGTGAAGACTATCACCTCATTTTGTAGTTCAACTTTGTTTGACGCTCCACGTATTTCGCTATGTTCCACATGGAGTCTCCTTAGCAAAAATCAGGACTTACGCAAAATCTTTCTCAAACGCCCATTTTTCGTGACCTCTGCGCCTCGAGGGGGATGCCTGACGGCACGCGGGAGCAAACGTTATTTTTGTACCTTGATGTGAGTCTTAACAATAAACGTGTAATTTTATACTTCTAAAATTTGTAGTAGACAAATAAATACTACAAATGTATTATTAAAATAATCTTGATTACAAATACTACAAAAATTCAATGAGCAGCAGATTCTCTTCAACAATTAGTAGCGTGGTGCATTGCCGACCCTATCGGGGTTCAGGCAGAGCAGTTTCGTTGCGAGAAACAGCTAGAGTCTATGCACTGTTGGCGTTTGAGGGAATGTATCTGTTAATCGGCGATAAATCTATAAGCCTGGGGATTTTTGGCGCGTTAGCCTCTTGGCTGAATCCAGATCAACTAATTCAAAGCGGGGGGTGCAAATGTTTCATAGCACCGAAATAGGGCAAAAAGTATCAACAAACAGACCCCCGCTTTTGTTCACCAGAGGCGGGGGTTATTTTTTAGGAGTGAATTAACTAATGGAAGCTCAACCACCTTTTCAGCAAACGCACATACTACAAAATTCAGTTGTGGTGTTCTCTAAAAACTACCTACCACTATCACGCATCAACATTAAGCGTGCAATCGTGCTGTTAGTTACAGGTCAAGCAGAATCATTGAACTTTGATACTACAAAGCAATGGGAAATTCGTTCTCCCAGTGTTGTACTACAAGTACCTGAACACATCCGCTTGACTGTTGGTAATCCTGAACGGCATTGGAAAATACCACCCGTAAACCGTCGAGAGGTTTTGAAGCGAGACAACCACACCTGTCAATACTGTGGTAGTACAAAACGTTTAACCCTTGATCATGTAATACCTCGTTCCAAAGGTGGACAGCATACATGGGACAACGTTGTAACGGCGTGTGACAAGTGCAATTCAATAAAAAGCGATCGCCTACTTTATGAAGCAGGAATGGTACTTAAAACCAAACCCAAAGCCCCAATTCACCCAGCAGTTGCATTTGCCGAACAGTTTTGGAACGCACAACGCCTAACGGAGAAAGAGTAATTCATTCCCTTAAACCCATTCAGAGAGGGCAATACAGCGATTCAATCACACCGCCCTCTCATTTCTGAAAAAAAATTTGTAGTATGCCCTTGACAACTCTGTAGTATGTAATGTAGTATAAATGTAGTAAAGCAAAAAGAGCCTCCACCAAAGGCAAAGTGCTAACACCTCTGAACCATGAAAACTAAATAATTGCCACCCAACGTGGGGGTGTAACTCAGTTGGTTAAGAGTGCCTGTCTGTCGAACAGGAAGCCGCGAGTTCGAGTCTCGTCATCCCCGTGTAGCCTTGTGGACGAATAGATAAGTCGCTTTGATTCTCAGTCAAAGAGAAGCGGGTGCAACTCCCGTCAAGGCTTGCAAATGTGTCCGAGTAGCCAAGTGGTAAGGGCGTTGGTCTGCAAAACTAATCATCGTGGGTTCAAATCCCACCTCGGACTCCAAACATTGCAGCGTCACCTAACGGTAAGGTACTCGGCTCATAACCGGGAGTATGTGGGTATCTCCTTCGGAGACGCTACGCGAACAACTCCCACCGCTGCGACCAAATGCACAGATGGTGTAACGGAAGCATAAGGGTCTCCAAAACCTTTGGTCATGGTTCAAATCCTTGTCTGTGCGTTGATGGTGCAGAAGCGAAGTGGCCGAGCGGCACGTCTTTCAAGCGTGTAATTAGCGGGTTCAAGTCCCGTCTGCACTACCAAATTTATGGGTCGGCTCGCCTATTGGTGTAGGTAACGGTCTGTAAAACCGCCGCGTTCAGTGTTGCTGGTTCAATTCCAGCCCGACCCACTATGGAGAGATTGCCATTGGCAGGGCAAGCTGTTTGCTAAACAGTCGTGAAATTCAACATTTCACTGTGGGTTCGACTCCCTCTCTCTCCGCCTTATCCCCTGGTAGCTCAGTTGGTAGTAGCGCCTGTTTGAAGAACAGGAGGTCATCCGTTCAATCCGGATCTGGGGGACTGGCACATTGCCCCATAGCTCAATGGCAGAGCAAGGCGCTGTTAACGCCGGGGTTGTAGGTTCAAATCCTACTGGGGCAGCCATTTATTGGGAAGTAGGCAAAGTCACATTGCCCTGAACGATAGGCTTGCAGGTTCGACCCCTGCTTCGGCATCTAATTGTCTTTAGGCATCGAACTGGCAAACATAGTTTTTTTTATGTCACCATAAAAGCTAAAAAAACTATGAGATATCGAAGTGTTCTGTCAAATAAAACCAAAGTAGAGGAAGCTGTGAAGCGTTGTTCTTCAGTCAGAGAATGCCTACATTTTTTGGGGCTACGTTCGGCTGGTGGCAACTACAAACAGTTTTACTGCTGGTGTGAGAAGCACGGTATTATTCCACCTAAAGGAAAAAATATTAATGGACTGAATAACGCCTCTAAACAAGCTCAAATTCCGTTAGAAAAAATTTTAATTTTAGGCTCTTCTTACAACAGAAATAGTTTGAAATCTAGGTTAATTCAAGAATCATTATTAGAGGAAAGATGCTATGAATGTGGGATATTGTCTAAATGGAATGAAAAACCTCTTTGTTTGCAATTAGACCATATTAATGGCATAGCTAATGATAATCGAATAGAAAATCTACGTCTTTTATGTCCTAACTGCCACAGTCAAACGCTAACTTTTGCAGGTAAACGAAAACCTTACTCTCGGATTGTCTTTTATTCTTGTTCCAACTGTTATGCTTCAATAACTAAATCTTCTAAGCTAGGGCTTTGTAAAAGATGTGCATCTTTAAGGTCAAACTTAAAAAGAAGGAAAGTCGAACGTCCTTCTAAAGAAGAATTGCACGAGTTGCTGTGGTCGAAGCCAACAAGTTTAGTAGCTAAAGAATTAGGAGTAAGCGATAAGGCAATAGAAAAATGGTGTAAATCTTATGGCATTCCAAAACCACCAAGAGGATATTGGAATAAACAAAATCAATTACAAGGTTTGATAGTAAATCAAACCTTGTAACGCTGATTGAGAAGTCGTCTAATAGGTATGGCACCGCTCTTTGAAAGCGGAAAAATGCAGGTTCAAGCCCTGCCTTCTCAGTTATGTTCTCTGAAGTTTGTAATAACTTAAAGAACAATTAATTTTGCTCCTGTAGCCCAACTGGAAGAGGCGGCTGTCTCAAAAACAGTCTGTGTACGGGTACTGCTCCGCAGAAGCAAGCTACAACTCCCGTCAGGAGTACCAAAATCGGGATGTAATTCAGTGGTCTAGAAGCCTTGTTTTGGGGACAAGGAGTCGTAGGTTCAAATCCTACCATCCCGACCATTTGCCCTTGTGACGAAATTGGCAAACGTGCTGGTCTTAGAAACCAGATTTTGTGGGTTCAACTCCCACCAAGGGTACTGGGTATTTACCCAACTATGCTCTCGTGGCGAAATTGGTAAACGCTTCCGTTTGAGGGACGGAATTTTTGCTCTTTCAAATCCTGTCGGGAGTACCAACTTTGGGCGTTTGGCAGAACGGTTATGCGCCTGACTTTTAATCAGGTTAAAACAGGTTCAACTCCTGTAGCGCCCACCAAGCCCCTGTGGCGCAATTGGCAGACGTAGCCCGCTTAAACCGGGTTTGTTGCAGGTTCGACTCCTGTCAGGGGTATGCGGGGATAGAGCATTCTTTGGCTCGGCAGTTTCATAAGCTGCAAACGGTGAGTGCAACTCTCACCCCCGCGTCCATATACAGACTGTCCTCGCTGTCTGCTTTTGCTGGTGTAGCTCAATGTGGCAGAGCGATCGCCGATGTTTGCGATCGGTTGCAGGTTCAACTCCTGTCACCAGCCCCAGATACGTGTAGCGACCTGCAATACTAATCGGTCAAACCTGCAATCAAGGGATTTTCAAACCAGGATTAAATGCAACTATAAATACACTTCAGCCAGAATTAATTGCAACTGAACCAGGATTAAATGCAACCAACCTGCAATCATCCGTTTCAACCAGGATTATTTGCAACTGACCGAAAGTCCTATTAAATCGTTGTTGAGCAGTTTACTCAAAAAACGCTCCAACTTATCAACAAAAGTATTTGAACTTCAGCCAGGATTAATTGCAACTGAGAGTAAAAGAAACGACCGTTTTTTTTACTCCCATTATTACCATCAAGCAGAACCAGAATCAAATTTAGTAAAGAAACTCGGTAATTAAATCAAAGGCAACATATACTGTGAGGTAACGAGTTTATTTACTTGTTGGGGTTCCAAGTATGTTGATAGGCTATGCCCGAATTTCAACAGATGACCAAAATCTGAACCTGCAAATGGATGCTTTACAGCTTGCTGGTTGCGAGAAAATTTACTCCGACCGCACAAGCGGTGCAAAAGCAGAACGACCTGGACTTTCCTTAGCATTGGAAGTAGCACGGACTGGTGATGTTCTGGTGGTATGGCGGCTAGACCGCTTAGGAAGATCGCTCAAAGATTTGATTGAAATGATGGAAACCTTAGATAAGCGAGGAATTGGGCTTTCTAGCTTGCAAGAATCCATCACCACCACGAATAACAGTGGTAGATTAATTTTCCATTTGTTTGGTGCATTGGCTGAATTTGAGCGTAACCTCATCCGTGAACGCACTACGGCTGGACTTGTAGCGGCACGAGGGCGTGGTCATAGAGGAGGTAGACCAAAAGCCCTAGATCCAACTAAACGTCAATTAGCAGTAAGACTTTATACCGAAAAACAATACACAATTATTGAAATATGTAATTTGATGGGAATTTCCAAACCAACGCTCTACAACTATATTGCAGAGATAAAAACTGAACATGGTACATAAGCAAATCTCTGTAGAGGCACTTATTAATTTACGCCACCGCCTCGACGGATTGCCTAGCCGTTGTCAAGAGCGGCGAATTCTCATCGAAGAGACAGCAGCATTATATGGAGTGTCAACAGATACACTATATCGCGCCTTGCGTAACTCATCACGCCCCAAATCCATAAATCGCTCAGATAGCGGGACCCCCAGAAAACTTTCACTCGCGGAAATGGAACGCTACTGCGAGGTCATCGCGGCCATGAAAATCCGCACTAGTAACAAGAAAGGGCGACATATCTCCACAGTCCGGGCAATTGAACTGTTGGAGGAGTTTGGGATGGAAACACCCGATGGTTTTG includes:
- a CDS encoding plasmid replication protein, CyRepA1 family gives rise to the protein MLTEQQLFISTEIDPAHRDEWLASAIDPEIIDLNLRSLWGTTPYEYLLYSINISRRNDGRLRDGDLRKYRHIENGGWWCNGVDPLNNYEQMLWGCLKPNQPRRDKQKIHKIIKYEHPYKEATRAFFLYVPYKNWAKISDRCGIAITEEDRLDPRGFWYWVWRHNVPLIICEGVKKAAALLTAGYAAIAIPGVNNGYRTSKDEYGNTIGKPYLIPEIQHFATRGRQVNICFDNDSNAETRKRVRTAINRMGSLLIGAGCEVKVIDLPPGAEKGVDDFIAAKGQDAFHALYNTSEVLEMWQIRLSTLLTYPPAISLNQRFLGEILIPASEKLIILKAPKGTGKTESLTLEVAKAHESGQRVLVITHRIQLGEALCNRFGVNYVTEIHDSETGDLLGYGVCIDSLHGNSQAKFNPNDWSNDIVIIDEADQVFWHLLNSDTEVAKRRVSVLDNLKKLVQNVLSSPQGKIYLSSADISDVDVNYILSLAGGIHIKPFVIVNDYQLESGNCYNYQGKDPRNLIAALDMAIAQGGHHLLCCSAQKMTSKWGTQALEKRYQSKFPHLRILRIDGETVKDPNHPAYGCIAHLNEILTEYDLVITSPSLETGVSIDIKSHFSAVWGIFQGVQPVNSVRQMLARLRETVDRHIWVREWGLGVIGNGSTSMGVLLASQHAMTRANIALLSAADNTDYSYIDENFQPESLQSWAKRACVINAQMKCYRNAVLQGLADDGYTILDASESLSLAAGHKQELAADGYTILDASELNLVDNEQVLNSVVNEQVLNSVVNEQIVNEVKTAVNELQTIECEEVASSQTLTKAEFDKLQEKRAKTKSERQQERKAELAQRYGVDVTPELVRKDDAGWYPQLRLHYYLSLGREFLVVRDTKRAKAQAEKGNNAVWKPDFNRGQLLPAVMLLEELNISQLFNTDVEFRSSDVELQEMRSLAVEHKQVIKNYLGVSISEKDSAIAICQKFLKKLGMKLSYIGRFGARGHRERVYKFVPPQDEREIIFSGWLQRDEAMSASTTENVVDVNSVSTPNNKR
- a CDS encoding HNH endonuclease signature motif containing protein; amino-acid sequence: MRYRSVLSNKTKVEEAVKRCSSVRECLHFLGLRSAGGNYKQFYCWCEKHGIIPPKGKNINGLNNASKQAQIPLEKILILGSSYNRNSLKSRLIQESLLEERCYECGILSKWNEKPLCLQLDHINGIANDNRIENLRLLCPNCHSQTLTFAGKRKPYSRIVFYSCSNCYASITKSSKLGLCKRCASLRSNLKRRKVERPSKEELHELLWSKPTSLVAKELGVSDKAIEKWCKSYGIPKPPRGYWNKQNQLQGLIVNQTL
- a CDS encoding recombinase family protein, which codes for MLIGYARISTDDQNLNLQMDALQLAGCEKIYSDRTSGAKAERPGLSLALEVARTGDVLVVWRLDRLGRSLKDLIEMMETLDKRGIGLSSLQESITTTNNSGRLIFHLFGALAEFERNLIRERTTAGLVAARGRGHRGGRPKALDPTKRQLAVRLYTEKQYTIIEICNLMGISKPTLYNYIAEIKTEHGT
- a CDS encoding HNH endonuclease, with amino-acid sequence MEAQPPFQQTHILQNSVVVFSKNYLPLSRINIKRAIVLLVTGQAESLNFDTTKQWEIRSPSVVLQVPEHIRLTVGNPERHWKIPPVNRREVLKRDNHTCQYCGSTKRLTLDHVIPRSKGGQHTWDNVVTACDKCNSIKSDRLLYEAGMVLKTKPKAPIHPAVAFAEQFWNAQRLTEKE